Part of the Janibacter alkaliphilus genome is shown below.
ACTCCAAGGGGAGGCGCATCGGTTACCGCAATGGGCTCTCGCTGAACGCTGAGCTCGCCACGAGAGACTCTTGGGCTGCCCGCGACATCGAGGAGCGCACGAAGGCGTTGGCGGACATGGTCGTCGCACGGTTCCCTATCGCTTGAACCGCCCTTCGGGCGCGATAGGCCAGAGCGACGATCAGGATGCACGGAGGACGTCTCAGTGGTTGACGACGGATAAGATCGACGCGGCGCGTGTGGTGAGCGCTCGGCCGGGGGTGAGGTAGACGCGTGAGTTTATGCGTGCCGCCCAGGACCTCCGGGTCCCTCCCGGCAACCGACTGGAGAAGCTCGTGGGCGACCGTCGCGGCCAGCACAGCACCGGGTGGATGTGCGATGGCGACTGTGCTTCGTCTGGAGCGAAGGAGGTGCTGACGATGTCGAGCTCGTCTACTACCACTGAGGCCGAGCAGATCGTGCCGATCCACCCGCGTGAGATCCTCATGGAGGACTTCATCGAGGGCTTCGGGATCACCCAGAACAAGCTCGCCGTCGCGATCGGTGTTCCGCCCCGTCGGATCAACGAGATCGTGCACGGCAAGCGAGGGATCACGGCAGACACCGCGATCCGGCTGGCACGGTACTTCGGGACGTCCGAAGAGCTCTGGATGCACCTCCAGTCGAGCTATGAGCTGCGCCTGGAGCGGCGCGCTCTCCGGGACAAGGTTGCGGCCATCACGCCCCTGGGTGCCGCCTGACCGGAGCCGGCGCACCCTCCCTCTGAGGTGGCAGCGCCAGCCTCAGCCGACCCCGCGGTACCGCTCGTGCGCGGCCCGCAGCAGCCGGTAGAGGTCGCGGC
Proteins encoded:
- a CDS encoding HigA family addiction module antitoxin; this encodes MSSSSTTTEAEQIVPIHPREILMEDFIEGFGITQNKLAVAIGVPPRRINEIVHGKRGITADTAIRLARYFGTSEELWMHLQSSYELRLERRALRDKVAAITPLGAA